A region from the Catellatospora sp. TT07R-123 genome encodes:
- a CDS encoding ABC transporter permease, which produces MFRFVVKRLLSAVLVLFAVSMLSFLMFFALPGDPVSGMCPKNCNAERLERVRVELGLRDPKPVQYFGYVKGIFVGRDLGTAQGGHCDAPCLGFSYIRSEAVTDTFKRVLPVTLSIVIPAAVLWLVLGVGLGMVSALRRGTLLDRLAVGFTLTGASMQLYFVGAVLLLLFTYTLHWVPVPHYTPLLEDPLDWASGLVLAWVALAFLFSAIYARLSRAQMLETLSEDFVRTARAKGLSSWQVNGRHALRAAITPLVTIAGLDVGSALGGTFITETTFGLQGLGRTTVDAVHTGDLATVMGTVILAAVFVVVANIVVDLLYAVIDPRVRLR; this is translated from the coding sequence ATGTTCCGTTTCGTGGTCAAGCGGTTGCTGTCGGCGGTGCTGGTCCTGTTCGCGGTCAGCATGCTGAGCTTCCTGATGTTCTTCGCGCTGCCCGGCGACCCCGTCAGCGGCATGTGCCCGAAGAACTGCAACGCCGAGCGCCTGGAGCGGGTGCGGGTCGAGCTGGGCCTGCGCGATCCGAAGCCGGTGCAGTACTTCGGCTACGTGAAGGGCATCTTCGTCGGCCGGGACCTGGGCACCGCCCAGGGCGGCCACTGCGACGCGCCGTGCCTGGGCTTCTCCTACATCCGCAGCGAGGCGGTCACCGACACGTTCAAGCGGGTGCTGCCGGTGACGCTGAGCATCGTGATCCCGGCCGCGGTGCTGTGGCTGGTGCTCGGCGTCGGCCTGGGCATGGTCTCGGCTCTGCGCCGGGGGACGCTGCTGGACCGGCTGGCGGTCGGCTTCACGCTGACCGGGGCGTCGATGCAACTGTACTTCGTCGGCGCGGTGCTGCTGCTGCTGTTCACGTACACCCTGCACTGGGTGCCGGTGCCGCACTACACGCCGCTGCTGGAGGACCCGCTGGACTGGGCGTCCGGGCTGGTGCTGGCCTGGGTGGCTCTGGCCTTCCTGTTCTCGGCGATCTACGCCCGGCTGTCGCGGGCGCAGATGCTGGAGACGCTGTCGGAGGACTTCGTGCGCACGGCCCGCGCCAAGGGCCTGTCGTCCTGGCAGGTCAACGGCAGGCACGCGCTGCGGGCCGCGATCACCCCGCTGGTCACCATCGCGGGCCTGGACGTCGGCTCGGCGCTGGGCGGCACCTTCATCACCGAGACCACCTTCGGCCTGCAGGGCCTGGGCCGCACCACGGTCGACGCCGTGCACACCGGCGACCTGGCGACCGTGATGGGCACCGTGATCCTGGCCGCCGTGTTCGTGGTGGTCGCCAACATCGTCGTCGACCTGCTGTACGCGGTCATCGATCCGCGCGTACGGCTGCGTTGA
- the murQ gene encoding N-acetylmuramic acid 6-phosphate etherase, producing the protein MTDGQAMTMPVTERRLAGTEELDLLSTPDLVRLMTAQDRTVPDAMAEVAIEIAAAVDAISDRMRRGGRLIYLGAGSAGRIGTLDASEIPPTFGVGPDLVRALIAGGPGALISAVEAAEDSAEMAVADLTAIALTELDSVVGLSASGTTPYTVGGVRHARGLGALTVGVACNSGTPLAAAAEIGIEVVVGPELLAGSTRLKAGTAQKLVCNTLSTLVMIRLGRTYGNLMVHMNATNKKLYARAHRLVELITGRGELEVDTALRAAQGSVPVAVLVLQLGVDAATARTRLAAAGGSLRDALRTAA; encoded by the coding sequence ATGACCGACGGTCAAGCGATGACGATGCCGGTCACCGAGCGACGCCTCGCCGGTACGGAAGAGCTCGACCTGCTGTCCACGCCCGACCTGGTCCGGCTGATGACGGCTCAGGACCGGACCGTGCCGGACGCCATGGCGGAGGTCGCCATCGAGATCGCCGCGGCCGTGGACGCCATCTCCGACCGGATGCGCCGCGGGGGGCGGCTCATCTACCTCGGCGCGGGCAGCGCCGGCCGGATCGGCACCCTGGACGCCAGCGAGATCCCGCCCACCTTCGGCGTGGGCCCGGACCTGGTCCGGGCGCTCATCGCGGGCGGGCCCGGGGCGCTGATCTCGGCGGTGGAGGCGGCCGAGGACTCCGCCGAGATGGCGGTGGCCGACCTGACCGCGATCGCGCTCACCGAGCTCGACAGCGTCGTCGGGCTCTCGGCCAGCGGCACCACGCCGTACACGGTGGGCGGGGTGCGGCACGCGCGCGGGCTCGGGGCCCTGACGGTGGGAGTGGCCTGCAACTCCGGCACCCCGCTGGCGGCCGCGGCCGAGATCGGCATCGAGGTCGTGGTGGGGCCGGAGCTGCTGGCCGGGTCGACCCGGCTGAAGGCCGGCACGGCGCAGAAGCTCGTCTGCAACACGCTGTCGACGCTGGTGATGATCCGGCTGGGCCGCACGTACGGCAACCTGATGGTCCACATGAACGCGACCAACAAGAAGCTCTACGCGCGGGCGCACCGGCTGGTGGAGCTGATCACCGGCCGGGGCGAGCTGGAGGTCGACACGGCGCTGCGGGCGGCCCAGGGCTCGGTGCCGGTGGCCGTGCTGGTGCTGCAGCTGGGCGTCGACGCGGCGACCGCGCGCACCCGCCTGGCGGCCGCCGGGGGCAGCCTGCGCGACGCGCTGCGCACGGCCGCCTGA
- a CDS encoding ABC transporter substrate-binding protein yields MRTRAATAAGAALALLLLAACTENKGEGPAVDVNRQSTGVIATDPAQSKGPAAEVAGAVKGGTFHVLRQTAISHLDPQRIYSFVGLMTSPLYARFLTTWKDDGKGHLTLVGDLAETPGTDVNKDCKTWEFKIKDGVKYEDGSAISAKDIAYGISRAFSPDYSGGPTYIQEWLADSAQFDKVWDFKANKGSFPPGLTAPDDKTLRFSFAKGHCDLPFAVSLPYTAPVPQAKDTGLGLDTQPFSSGPYKVTKNTVGTEIVLERNTNWDAATDPVRHQYPEKFVWSFGADGDAQANRIIADSGDDQAALGWNGVPASLVGKTISDASLKSRSILSPTPSANRLTINTLRVTDVNVRRALNYAIDREGLIKSLGGDTVASPMTTLMPSSTLGFVNYDAYPAGPNGNIEKAKELLAGKTPELVLGVLDTDAETGAQLEANLEKAGFKVTVKLIPADAKLDETSKKNNPWDLYIDAWAADWPSGASILPVLFDGRTVKDEGNNNRSFLNDDKINAEFDRVLAMDPASQAPEWAKLDKKLMEDDAPAVPLYVDVAYYLHGSKAGGIFVSSIFGYPAFVDAYVKS; encoded by the coding sequence ATGAGGACACGAGCGGCAACCGCCGCGGGCGCAGCGCTGGCGCTGCTCCTGCTCGCGGCGTGCACTGAGAATAAGGGCGAGGGCCCGGCAGTCGACGTCAACCGGCAGAGCACCGGCGTCATCGCCACCGACCCGGCCCAGTCCAAGGGCCCGGCGGCCGAGGTGGCCGGCGCCGTCAAGGGCGGCACCTTCCACGTGCTGCGCCAGACGGCGATCTCGCACCTGGACCCGCAGCGCATCTACTCGTTCGTCGGCCTGATGACCTCGCCGCTGTACGCGCGCTTCCTGACCACCTGGAAGGACGACGGCAAGGGCCACCTGACCCTGGTCGGCGACCTGGCCGAGACGCCCGGCACGGACGTCAACAAGGACTGCAAGACCTGGGAATTCAAGATCAAGGACGGGGTGAAGTACGAGGACGGCAGCGCGATCAGCGCCAAGGACATCGCGTACGGCATCTCCCGCGCCTTCAGCCCCGACTACAGCGGCGGCCCGACCTACATCCAGGAGTGGCTGGCCGACTCGGCCCAGTTCGACAAGGTGTGGGACTTCAAGGCCAACAAGGGCTCGTTCCCGCCCGGCCTGACCGCCCCCGACGACAAGACGCTGCGGTTCAGCTTCGCCAAGGGCCACTGCGACCTGCCGTTCGCGGTGTCGCTGCCCTACACCGCGCCGGTGCCGCAGGCCAAGGACACCGGGCTCGGGCTGGACACGCAGCCGTTCTCGTCCGGGCCGTACAAGGTCACCAAGAATACGGTCGGTACCGAGATCGTGCTGGAGCGCAACACGAACTGGGACGCGGCCACCGACCCGGTGCGCCACCAGTACCCCGAGAAGTTCGTGTGGAGCTTCGGCGCCGACGGCGACGCGCAGGCCAACCGGATCATCGCCGACAGCGGCGACGACCAGGCCGCGCTGGGCTGGAACGGCGTGCCGGCGTCGCTGGTCGGCAAGACCATCTCCGACGCGTCGCTGAAGTCGCGCTCGATCCTGTCGCCGACCCCGTCGGCCAACCGCCTCACCATCAACACGCTGCGGGTCACCGACGTCAACGTCCGCCGCGCGCTGAACTACGCCATCGACCGCGAGGGCCTGATCAAGTCGCTGGGCGGTGACACCGTCGCCTCCCCGATGACCACGCTGATGCCTTCCTCGACGCTCGGTTTCGTCAACTACGACGCCTACCCGGCGGGCCCGAACGGCAACATCGAGAAGGCCAAGGAGCTGCTGGCGGGCAAGACGCCGGAGCTGGTGCTGGGTGTCCTGGACACCGATGCCGAGACCGGCGCGCAGCTGGAGGCCAACCTGGAGAAGGCGGGCTTCAAGGTCACGGTCAAGCTGATCCCGGCCGACGCCAAGCTCGACGAGACCAGCAAGAAGAACAACCCGTGGGACCTGTACATCGACGCCTGGGCCGCCGACTGGCCCAGCGGCGCCTCGATCCTGCCGGTGCTCTTCGACGGCCGTACGGTCAAGGACGAGGGCAACAACAACCGGTCGTTCCTCAACGACGACAAGATCAACGCTGAGTTCGACCGCGTGCTGGCGATGGACCCGGCCTCGCAGGCCCCCGAGTGGGCCAAGCTGGACAAGAAGCTGATGGAGGACGACGCCCCGGCGGTGCCGCTGTACGTCGACGTGGCGTACTACCTGCACGGCTCCAAGGCGGGCGGCATCTTCGTCTCCAGCATCTTCGGGTACCCGGCCTTCGTGGACGCGTACGTGAAGTCCTGA